The genomic DNA CAACGCGGTGGAAATGTGCGGGATGACCGAAAAAACGCGATGCCGCAATCCCGCGCCGGTGATTAATTGCAGAAAGACGCTGGCCGTCGCCGCCACGCCAACATATCGGAACGCTGGAGCGCCGGAGTCCATTAGTGGCAACGCCGGTGCGTCCCAGTAAGAACTTGTCACCAGGGCTAACGTTAAACAAATGCAGAAGAATAACTGAGCGAGGCAGGCGTGCGTGATGGAGATGGGAGCGGGCAGCAGATACAGTACGGTGATGCCGCCGAGAACGCCTTGCAGGATGACCTCGATCAGCGCCACGCCGCCCAGTTGACGCACCCATGCGCGCGGCTCGCTGCGCCACAGCCACACGGCCAGGACGAGTGTGAGAAAGCCCACCAGCGTGGCCACCATGCGATGTCCATGCTCGAAGAAGACGCCGCCGGTCATCTCCGGCATCACCTGCCCGAAGGAGAGCGGCCAATCGGGAACTGAGAGGCTGGAGCGAGTGCCCACCACCAGCGCGCCCGCCAGCAACAGCAGCAGCGTGCAGACGGTGGTCAGCATGGCGAAGCGGTGTAGCCAAATAGAAGAGCGGCCCGAAGGCCGCTCTCCCAAGTTGAATCGATCCGATTGAACTGCGTTGGTTGGCAATTAGAACCTCAATAAACCAACTTAGCCTTTGAAGGCGAAGTCGGCGGTCTTGGTCTCTTTCGCGCCCACGGTAACCTTGATGGTCTGCGCAGGATACTTCTCATGCCAGGCCTCGATGGTGTAATCCCCCGGAGGCAGGCCCTTGATGCTGAACGTGCCATCGGGGCCGCTGACGGCGTGGAAGGGGTGCTTCTGCACGCCGACGTAGGCCTTCATCCAGGGATGTACATTGCACTTCACCGGAATGGTCACTTCCGCGCGCGGGAAGGTCTCTTCAAGGTCTGCGGCGTTGGGCGGCTGCGACTGGTTCCACTCGCGGTTCTGGGTGGGCAGCGGGTGAACATTGTGGTTGGTGGGATCAGAGTTCTTCACGCGGAACTTCTGGCCGACCATCAGCGCCAAAATGTGCGGGTGATAGGTGCAACCACTTTGATCCAGCACCACCGGCTCAGCGGGAACCGGGAACGCGCGATCGCCGAGGCCTTCCTTCACATAGACGTAAACATTGCGCAGGGTGCCGTTGTCGTTGACGACCACTTCTTCAATGAATGCAGGCTCCTTGCTGTTCGCGGTGCACGCCGGGACGGCGTCCATGCGAATGCGCTGTGCGACCGGCTTGGCGCCCTCAAAAGAAATTTTGCCGGTAATCTCGCCAGCGGTGGCCGGATCAACCGGTGCGGCGGCGGGTGCGGCGGCAGTGGGTTCAGCGGCGGGCGTGGAAGCGGTCTGCTGTCCTCCACCGCAGCCGGCCAGCATCAGACCTAACGACAGGGTGCTCAATCCGAGCAGTCTGAGTCGAATCATTTCGTAATTTCCTCTTTCTGTTTAATGTCAGATTTCCGTGCCGTTGATTCCGCCCTGGGAAGTTACCGAGGCCCCGCAGCGCCGCCATTTCCAGACGACGCACACGGACTCGGGCAAAACACGTGAGCCAGCCAGCAACTCCGCATTACCCCATAGCGCCTAGGCCATGATGCCTTCCCTGAGACGAATAATTCAGACAGTACGGATAACCATAATATCGCCAACTGCCGTTGTCCGCAAGACGCTGCGTCCGCTGTCGCACATATGGAACTGTCCACTGGCCGCCGCGCGTCCCCCTGGCGACTTGCTCCGCGATTCAGGTTACAATACCGGGACCCCTGTTGCTCGTCTATTCAAGGCACCACGCCAGGTGCGGCGAGAGGGTTGCAATGCACGTCTGACTTTTAGGAGGCAAATCGCTTGACCCCTGGCGTAGGCTCCCCCTGGCTTTGGGTGGGATTCACCTTGGCCGTTTTCGTAATGCTGGCTCTCGACCTCGGCGTATTCCATCGCAAGGCGCATTCTGTCAGCCACCGCGAGGCGCTGGGCTGGACGATGGTATGGGTCTCGCTGGCGCTGGCCTTCAATGCCTGGATTTTCTTTCATTTTGGTTCGCAGCACGGTCTGGAGTTCCTGACCGGCTACGTCATTGAATACTCCCTCAGCATTGATAATATTTTTGTCTTCCTGCTGGTTTTTCGATACTTTGCGGTTCCCTCCACTTCGCAGCATCGCGTGTTGTTCTGGGGCATCCTGGGCGCCATGGTCATGCGCGCCGGATTTATTCTGGTCGGCGCCGTGCTGATCGAACGATTCAGTTGGATCATCTATGTCTTCGGCGCATTTCTGGTCTATACCGGCTACAAGATGCTCAGCGGCGGAGACGTCGAGGTGCATCCGGAAAAGAACCCGGTGGTGAAACTCTTCCGCCGCTTCGTGCCCATTACCTCGCACTATGAAGGTTCGCGCATGACCGTGCGGCAGCACGGCAAGCTGCTGGCCACGCCGCTGCTGCTGGTGCTGGTGGTCATCGAGGGCACGGACCTGGTCTTCGCCGTCGATTCCATCCCGGCCATCTTCGCCGTTACCCACGACCCGTTCATTGTCTATACATCCAACATTTGCGCCATCCTTGGCCTGCGTAGCCTTTACTTCCTGCTGGAAGGCGCGATGAACAAATTCCACTACCTCAAAGTGGGCCTGGGGATCGTGCTGAGTTTTGTCGGCGTGAAGATGCTCATCAGCGGATACTGGCATATTCCGATTCTCGGTTCGCTGGGCTTCATCGTGGTAACCCTGGCGTCGTCGATTGCAGCGTCGCTATACAGGCCGCTTCCGGAGCCTGCCACGGATATTCCCGTGAATCCCGGCGGCACCGCCGACCCCATGCACCGCAAGGGGCATCACAAGTAGCGAAATTGAGGCATAATGCGGCGGTAGTCCGATTTCCCCAATCCTACTATCCTTCTTTTCCGTGGGAGTAGTGATGTACAAACACATGCTTCGCGCGGTGGTGGTCCTGCTGGCCTGTGCCGATGGTTCAGGGCTTGCTGTTGCGCAATCGTCCGTTCCGCAATTCATCCCCGGCAGCACGCTGCCCAGAATGCAACTGACCGGAGAGCACTTCCAGATATTTCCAAATGGCACTTACTTCAACGAGATAACCAGCGCACAAACCCTCACGCGTTACGGAATACTCGGCTCGGATCTCGGATACCCGATCACCGTCGGCGACCGGACCTACTTCTTGTTTGGCGACACCATCGGCAACTATCTAAACGCTGGCCGCTACACGCAGGCACGGCT from Acidobacteriota bacterium includes the following:
- a CDS encoding TerC family protein, translating into MLALDLGVFHRKAHSVSHREALGWTMVWVSLALAFNAWIFFHFGSQHGLEFLTGYVIEYSLSIDNIFVFLLVFRYFAVPSTSQHRVLFWGILGAMVMRAGFILVGAVLIERFSWIIYVFGAFLVYTGYKMLSGGDVEVHPEKNPVVKLFRRFVPITSHYEGSRMTVRQHGKLLATPLLLVLVVIEGTDLVFAVDSIPAIFAVTHDPFIVYTSNICAILGLRSLYFLLEGAMNKFHYLKVGLGIVLSFVGVKMLISGYWHIPILGSLGFIVVTLASSIAASLYRPLPEPATDIPVNPGGTADPMHRKGHHK